CCAGGCCGATATCGACGATGTGCGGCGCATTCTCGGTTGGCTGGAGCGCGGCGTTGCCGTCAGCAAGGTTGGCAGCATTCTTGCCCGCGGCCAGGCACATGTTCAGGATGCAGCGGCGGTCGGCTGTGCCCTGCAATGGCAGACGCAACTGAGCGACGCCGTGCAACGCTTCGATGCCATCGGGCTGGACCGGCTGTTTGATCAGGTAGTCGCGGCCATGGGTCAGGACCAAGTGTTCACCGAGGTCTGCATGCCTGTTTGGCATGAGCTGGCTGCCGGGCAGAACACCTTCGGGCAGGCCAGTGAATGGTTATTCCTTGATCAGTTTCTGCGTGGGCGAGTGCACTTGCGCCTGCAATTGATACGTCAGATGCGAAGCTGTCATTTACTGCTGGCGCCGCTCCCAGGGCAATGTCTGGAGCTGGAGCTGTTGGTATCCGGGTTGCTGATCAGCGGCAAGGAATTCGGCGTGACCGTACTCATGCCGGGGCAGCCGCTGGAAGAGCTGACACTGATCAGCGAGCGCATCAGGCCGGATGCGCTGATCCTGTTCTCCAACCATGCCCCCACTGTCGAATTGAGCAAACGCCTGATCCGGCTGGCGGGTGGGCTCCATTGCCCATTGTTGCTGGCCGGCGAGGGGGCCGAAATGGCTCAGCTGAACCTGGCGGGTAGCCCGGTAGCGTGCCTTGGGGCAGAACCTGAGTTGATGCGCCGGCGGTTGCGACAGTACCTGGCGGGTCAGCTCGATACCTGAGCGTGCAATTCGGGGTGCGCCCGGCGATGGGCCTGAAGGAT
The genomic region above belongs to Pseudomonas sp. PSKL.D1 and contains:
- a CDS encoding MerR family transcriptional regulator, which encodes MNKQGRNTDIEASLERQGLFPIREVSRLTGVNAVTLRAWERRYGLIQPTRTDSGHRLYSQADIDDVRRILGWLERGVAVSKVGSILARGQAHVQDAAAVGCALQWQTQLSDAVQRFDAIGLDRLFDQVVAAMGQDQVFTEVCMPVWHELAAGQNTFGQASEWLFLDQFLRGRVHLRLQLIRQMRSCHLLLAPLPGQCLELELLVSGLLISGKEFGVTVLMPGQPLEELTLISERIRPDALILFSNHAPTVELSKRLIRLAGGLHCPLLLAGEGAEMAQLNLAGSPVACLGAEPELMRRRLRQYLAGQLDT